A segment of the Petroclostridium xylanilyticum genome:
TGCTCAAAACATATGAAGAATACTATAACGGCTATGATGAAAACGGCGAGCACAAACCGGGTTACAAAGAATTAATCGCCAGACTGACAGCGGAATATCCGCTTGGGAAAGCTATTTTAGGCGAAAAAGCACAGAAGGATTTTATCCGACTGTTTGGCGCTATATTAAGGGTCAGAAATATACTTACTTCCTTCGATGACTTCGAAGGTAATGAAATATTGTCCGAAAGGGATTTTCAGGATTATCAGAGCACATATATCGATCTTTATCAGGATTTCAGAAAAGGAGCCGATGGTGACAAAGAAACCATTAATGATGATATTGTGTTTGAGATTGAGCTTATCCGGCAAATTGAGGTGAACATTGACTACATCCTCATGCTGGTAGAAAAATACCGCAACTCCAACTGCAAGGATAAGAGCATTCTTACGACCATCGATAAAGCCATCAATTCAAGCATTCAGCTTCGCAGTAAGAAAGAACTTATAGAGCATTTTATAGAACAGGTTAATGTCTCGACGAAGGTAGATGAGGATTGGCGCAAATTTCTAAATGAGCGCAAGGAAGCGGATATTTCAGCCATTATAGAAGAAGAAAAATTAAAGCCTGAAGAAACCCGGCGCTTTATTGATAACGCTTTTCGAGACGGGATACTGAAAACGACAGGTACAGCTATTGATAAAATTATGCCGCCTGTCTCGCGCTTTGGCGGTGGAAACAGAGCCGCAAGAAAACAGAACATAATTGAAAAGCTTCTCAATTTTTTTGAAAAATATTTTGGTTTGGTATAAGCCCGTATCTGCCTGCATTTGAATACATGGTATATAAAGTCAGTATTTTTGCTGTAAGCCGAAAGCCGGTGATAATATGAGTCAGACTTGCTCAATCACCGGCGTTTATGTTTCTTATTATGGTGTTTGTGCTTATAGCGTTTCATAAAATTAAACACCAAACAAACACTATTTACTGGGAATAACATGATGAAAGCCGCATAAAATGGGCATTTTTAGGATGTCGGTGTTTATGCTTTTAAGGAAAACATAAAGGATATAATACGTAAGCAACTTGAAAGGGTTCCTTGAAGAGAGAAGTAGGATGTATAAATTCTCTTCTGGATAGGAATATTGAAATGCTCGAACCAAAAAGTAGATGGCTTAAGATTAAACGTATGTAATAGAGACTATTTTGGTCAGTAAAATTGGAGCACCTTACCAAACAAGCAAAAACACCCCGCGCATCTTAAAATATATGATGTTCGGGGTGCTACTTTTTCAGGAAATCTCCTGTCGCATTTAATGGAGCTTCAAGCCTGTAGCCTCTGTTTTTCAATATCTGAAATTTGAAATCCATTAATTCCGGTGGTACATAAAGTTCCCTTGCGGCCCTGAAAAAATTCATATCTGCGTCATTTATCAGTTTTATAACCTCATCATCAGGCAAGAGAATTTCAGCAGCGAAAACATTTGCTTCCCTTTCCGGCTTTGATGACATATCATAGCTGATAAGCTCCTGGGCCTGGGGATTCATTTTGGCCAAATGCCTGTGGAAGCGGTCATGGCCAATTTCATGAGCGCATACCAATCGTCTGGCAGGACTGTCCAATTCATTGTTAATGCAGATATATCGGCTCCGCCTTGTGTATATGTAAATCCCTTTAAGCTTGCCGAGCGGTCTGTAGAGAACATTAATATTAAGACAATCGGCAATCTCAAAAGGGTTTCGGGTTTTATGCTTTTGGATCAACCTCTCGGCTTCTCTTAAAATAAATTCCATACTTTTCACCCCGCAGCTAATCAGTTGGCGGATTTTTGCTGCCTTTATTTTTACGAACACCATACTTTTTGGCTTTTTTCTTCGAGTCAAAGTATATTTCGGTTAATACCTCAAAAAGCGCATCTTTATCTTCTTCTGATAATTCTCCACCGGCAAATAAACATTTTGTAGTTTCAATGAATTTTTTTGCTTCGCTTTTTCCCCTCAACTTATCTTCTGCTTTTGCTTCCTCTAAAAATATTTCTTCCTTAGTCATTGCAATGCTTTCGCTATCGTCTGTGAGGAAATCTGAAGATACGTTAAAGAAACCGGCGATTTTATCAATTAGTCCTGCCTCCCGCGGAAAACGCTCACCGTTTTCATAATAGACCAAAGCCCGCCTTGTAATCCCGAGCTGCTCTGCAAAATCCTTCTGGGAAATGCCTGCCCTTTTACGTAATAATCTAATTTTATCGCCAAACTGCATTTGATAAAACACCTCCGGTAATATTTTGGTTATATTGTTCACAAATTATGCATTTAGGGAACAAATTTATTGACAAAAATATTGTTCACATATTATAATACAAGAGAACAAAAAATATGTCAATGATTTTGAAAAAGAGGTGAAAACAGATGAGTACTGAAAAAATGGCGTTAGTTGTGTTGAAACGAGGATTAGCTTCCATGCGCATTGATGAAGAGAGGGTATATCATAAAACAAAATTGTTGCTGAAAATATACCGGGATGTGGTTTGGTGTATTGAAGACAGGGTATGCGAGATTGAAGCAGAGTATTATGCCATGGGAGGCAATCGTCTGGCTGAAGCCTTGGATTACCTGGATGATTATGACCCCAATATTAATAAGAAAGACCTTGAAGAAAAGCTGTGCTCATTATTGAAAAGCAAGTGGCTTATTGAAATTGTGGACAAGGCATTGTTAAAAATAAAGAATTATCCTGATTATGGGGATTTGTATTTCAATATCCTTTACAAGCAGTACATTGTAAAATACAGGTATTCGGAAAAGGAAATTATTGAATCTCTCAATTGTGAGAGGACAACCTTTTATAAAAGAAAAAAGGAAGCTATAAATTTAATGGGCCTTGCCATATGGGGATATGTGATACCTGCTCTAAGGGATATATGGCAAACGGAATGTGAACTAAATACCAACTGATAAAGGACAAAATACCTACATAACAAGTACTGAATACGAACTGCCAGGGTGTTACGATAATTATGATGGGTAACTGCATACTTTAAAACCCTTGATTCAGGCTTATACAGCCCTGAGTCGAGGGTTTTTTTATGCCCCGAAACCCGTCCTAAATTGCACATAGGCAGCAAAAAAAGGGTCGTACGGAAAACCGTGCGGCCCTTTTTTGCTGCCGGAAAGGGGACATCCGTGAAGCGTTTGTTTTGGTACTACATCCGGTATCCTTGATTTCCTCTGTTTTGCTAAGGCCCGCAAACAAAGCAAAACGGAGGGAAGGAAAGATGAAAGAATACAAAATAAGAGTGAAAAATGAAATTGTTACTGTAAGCAAAGAAATATATACTGCCTATTACAAGATGAGAAGACGTGAAAGGTACATAGAGGAAATCAGCATAAAGAACAATCTTTCTTATGACCAGCTAGTCGAGCTGGACTATCCTATCGAGCAGAAAATGTGTGATCCGCAACTTCTTGTTGAAGACGTTATTATTGAAAAAATCATGCTTGAGAAATTGATGCTGGCGCTTGAAGAATTGACAGATTGCGAGCGGTTAATAATTAACGAACTGTTCTTTAATGGCAAAAGCGAAAGAGAGCTTGCAGATTCAATGAA
Coding sequences within it:
- a CDS encoding ImmA/IrrE family metallo-endopeptidase; the encoded protein is MVFVKIKAAKIRQLISCGVKSMEFILREAERLIQKHKTRNPFEIADCLNINVLYRPLGKLKGIYIYTRRSRYICINNELDSPARRLVCAHEIGHDRFHRHLAKMNPQAQELISYDMSSKPEREANVFAAEILLPDDEVIKLINDADMNFFRAARELYVPPELMDFKFQILKNRGYRLEAPLNATGDFLKK
- a CDS encoding helix-turn-helix domain-containing protein, whose product is MQFGDKIRLLRKRAGISQKDFAEQLGITRRALVYYENGERFPREAGLIDKIAGFFNVSSDFLTDDSESIAMTKEEIFLEEAKAEDKLRGKSEAKKFIETTKCLFAGGELSEEDKDALFEVLTEIYFDSKKKAKKYGVRKNKGSKNPPTD
- a CDS encoding sigma-70 family RNA polymerase sigma factor — encoded protein: MKEYKIRVKNEIVTVSKEIYTAYYKMRRRERYIEEISIKNNLSYDQLVELDYPIEQKMCDPQLLVEDVIIEKIMLEKLMLALEELTDCERLIINELFFNGKSERELADSMKLPRTTLQSRKNSIISKLKKKKSLKNKNLFRPPLHFFGLKSEGVFFIPYCSLKNYRQRLACESHNRSHIQRLKYVSRSAGNGKRHWQARVDCLRIGQAYP